From the genome of Phaeodactylum tricornutum CCAP 1055/1 chromosome 13, whole genome shotgun sequence, one region includes:
- a CDS encoding predicted protein, whose amino-acid sequence MESSDEHNSTDAGVKDSDSGESSTDNDSDPSRENEDDDDTSSDNDSHDTDEEREDFPRKGHSHFPMLAHAPPKMRIKLSLKQTTKGFQSCSPLTTANKIMPAPPVINQALSAIAAQEPSPATTGSNGEGNEIPLPPKKPSLMRRAFKLPMSSRSSNVTSKSDDDDEEEDGDAVVKATVVDSDDSGEDDAVAAIVFQNQLSSSRSTKATKTTKRRSMLPSRPMRLPPIASPGLLMLPTSGLKSIETATKTGYATPSAVFDHHMSLAGYSEYKRTSNPHRGSSVQRMVGDMFDSDIVLARRFPDLMPRRYLEATESKDDNYDLDLPESERTNPSLLPRVLIASLSKSLTLSNTPSDCKRKRPMSFKDMIPVSLSVSYPKAYVKQRQQYIKDVATREKAIIGYQAAQENLDSHEGAMEAAAIATIPPLPAAPVPPKLADLTRLPFSDSAFEDAHPFYPPKGKGAFVAHLDSNSFHLTEGRYFGLQTNHVADPNFVGANAPGISGIHASGGAGLATSSAGGGVMVGSAMTLSTSYHRAANGGSHVSSHSALGSKSQSLFSTNSNKEAPVEHAGTSPKINIDRSIAVKSLNTPSVVTSSVGPKPTASATDLRKVMEEGDPEQIEAFRSCIIKAAVHSSRSGRHGHSFVGPNGAVYPDASKAFASHTGIKPCQRCKNNKQGVRCCV is encoded by the coding sequence ATGGAATCTTCGGATGAACACAATTCGACGGACGCTGGCGTCAAGGACTCAGATAGTGGAGAATCATCGACGGACAACGATTCCGACCCTTCGAGGGAAaacgaggatgacgacgatacATCGTCGGACAACGATTCGCACGATACGGATGAGGAACGAGAGGATTTTCCTCGGAAGGGACACTCTCACTTCCCCATGTTGGCGCACGCACCTCCGAAAATGAGGATCAAACTGTCTCTTAAACAAACGACGAAGGGATTCCAATCGTGTAGCCCTTTGACAACAGCCAATAAGATCATGCCTGCTCCTCCAGTCATAAACCAGGCGCTCAGTGCAATAGCTGCTCAAGAACCTTCACCCGCAACTACTGGTTCTAATggagaaggaaacgaaaTTCCACTTCCTCCCAAGAAACCCTCATTGATGCGACGTGCTTTCAAGCTTCCGATGAGCTCTCGCAGTTCCAACGTAACATCGAAatccgacgatgacgatgaagaagaagatggcgaCGCTGTCGTTAAAGCCACCGTTGTCGACAGCGATGACTCAGGAGAAGACGATGCTGTCGCTGCTATTGTTTTTCAGAACCAATTGTCTTCCAGTCGTTCCACTAAGGCCACCAAAACAACGAAACGACGTTCCATGTTGCCTTCTCGACCTATGCGTCTGCCACCGATTGCTTCACCAGGTTTACTCATGTTGCCGACAAGCGGTCTGAAATCTATAGAAACTGCTACAAAAACAGGGTACGCTACGCCGTCTGCCGTGTTCGATCACCACATGTCGTTGGCTGGATATAGCGAATACAAGCGCACGAGCAACCCTCATCGTGGCTCTAGTGTTCAAAGAATGGTAGGCGACATGTTTGATTCTGATATTGTCCTTGCTCGACGCTTTCCTGACTTGATGCCCCGACGCTATTTGGAGGCCACAGAAAGTAAAGACGATAATTATGATTTGGATTTGCCGGAATCAGAACGGACAAATCCGTCCTTACTACCTCGCGTGCTAATAGCTTCCCTATCCAAGTCCTTGACGTTGAGCAACACGCCTTCTGATTGTAAAAGAAAACGGCCGATGTCGTTCAAGGACATGATTCCTGTGTCGCTATCAGTATCTTATCCCAAAGCATATGTGAAACAACGACAGCAGTATATTAAAGATGTTGCGACACGAGAAAAGGCTATCATAGGCTATCAGGCAGCACAAGAAAACCTTGATTCCCATGAGGGCGCAATGGAAGCAGCTGCCATTGCCACCATTCCACCTTTACCCGCTGCTCCAGTTCCTCCCAAACTAGCCGACCTGACCAGACTCCCGTTTTCTGATTCTGCATTTGAGGATGCCCATCCCTTTTATCCACCCAAAGGGAAGGGGGCATTCGTCGCGCACTTGGACAGTAATTCATTTCATTTGACCGAGGGTCGGTATTTCGGACTACAAACCAATCATGTCGCGGATCCCAATTTTGTAGGCGCAAATGCTCCGGGAATTTCGGGGATCCACGCATCTGGCGGTGCAGGACTAGCCACCTCTAGCGCAGGAGGTGGCGTCATGGTGGGATCTGCTATGACACTAAGTACGTCCTATCATCGCGCGGCAAACGGTGGTAGCCATGTCAGCAGTCATTCAGCTTTGGGCTCCAAGAGCCAGAGCTTATTCAGTACCAATAGCAACAAAGAAGCGCCCGTGGAGCACGCGGGGACAAGTCCAAAGATTAATATCGACCGATCGATAGCCGTCAAATCACTGAACACTCCCAGTGTGGTCACTTCTAGTGTTGGTCCTAAGCCAACGGCATCTGCAACCGACTTGCGGAAGGTAATGGAAGAAGGTGACCCTGAGCAAATCGAAGCCTTCAGGTCGTGTATCATCAAGGCTGCCGTACACTCATCGCGGTCAGGCCGCCATGGACATTCATTTGTCGGACCAAACGGCGCCGTTTACCCAGATGCAAGTAAAGCTTTCGCTAGCCATACCGGTATAAAGCCTTGTCAGAGGTGCAAAAATAATAAGCAAGGGGTGCGTTGCTGCGTTTGA
- a CDS encoding predicted protein has protein sequence MSSEDEDVLHKYRKYDPPPQELPVYSSDEDSSGSSILTANAEPLTAKADLLKVLDYIIIVGNRNRYQSLQATREQISETTTGSNELSEIEQTDDFELSGMHADDFQLDPQRRKKSRLSAALLCPSYAAWEETNRTDALDCTWCHQYSDCIALPYNKVRSKEPPALKGFFYTRTDRDLTLRCWRKAVHAASTVMVLEGVNGNVRLDLTSANSAEKDAKETCLNLGIALSNLKPYTCPSCFKVFQSCRARECHFWGENNHRGCCWSLVHKKRHSILKEATNKESTICQHVLMRLILCSIHQKCHQLPKILDRKFIVCLLGAARLHHLRLRQTSSKLSQYPGSASLDEHSPDLP, from the coding sequence ATGTCaagtgaagacgaagacgtaCTACACAAATATAGAAAATATGATCCGCCGCCTCAAGAGTTGCCAGTCTACTCGTCCGATGAAGACAGTAGCGGATCATCGATATTGACTGCCAACGCAGAGCCACTCACCGCCAAGGCCGATTTGCTCAAAGTGTTGGACTACATCATCATTGTTGGTAACCGTAACCGATATCAAAGCTTACAAGCAACTAGGGAACAGATTTCGGAGACAACTACGGGGTCAAATGAGCTGTCAGAGATTGAACAAACGGATGATTTTGAGCTTAGTGGAATGCACGCTGATGATTTCCAATTAGACCCGcagagaagaaagaaaagtcgTTTGAGTGCAGCTTTGCTGTGCCCATCGTATGCCGCTTGGGAAGAAACTAACAGAACTGATGCGCTGGATTGCACATGGTGTCATCAATACAGTGACTGTATCGCGTTGCCATACAATAAGGTTCGATCCAAAGAACCACCAGCTTTGAAAGGTTTTTTTTATACGCGCACAGACAGAGATTTGACATTGCGATGCTGGAGGAAAGCTGTTCATGCAGCATCAACAGTCATGGTGCTGGAAGGGGTCAATGGGAATGTGAGGCTTGACCTGACCTCAGCCAATTCAGCAGAGAAAGACGCCAAGGAGACATGCCTGAACCTAGGAATAGCTCTTTCGAATCTAAAACCATATACTTGTCCATCTTGTTTCAAGGTCTTCCAAAGTTGCAGAGCCAGGGAATGTCACTTCTGGGGAGAAAATAACCACAGAGGCTGTTGCTGGAGTCTTGTGCACAAGAAAAGACATTCTATTCTGAAAGAAGCCACCAATAAGGAAAGCACCATTTGCCAACACGTCTTGATGAGGTTAATCTTATGCTCAATTCATCAAAAATGTCATCAGTTGCCTAAAATCCTGGATAGGAAATTCATTGTTTGTCTTCTTGGAGCAGCGAGATTGCATCATTTACGTCTCCGACAGACCAGTTCAAAACTTTCCCAATATCCAGGCTCCGCTTCATTGGATGAGCACAGTCCTGATCTTCCCTAA
- a CDS encoding predicted protein translates to MDFANGFGDSSDDLMENARIVSPYGDGETQAFPADPWANFQYALPEGSSQYKYRASRQRPTIGGSRSPSEPIPTPRERMVTSSKISTPHRHGMVNRGHASRYEYSSDKRCDDVHVIFTDPSDGVGISVEKRSQQDLLRQKVREDTSRRSLQHSTSAQSMYRKRSENKVEITSESTNAETDGLNLNWAFSRVQVRANSETESTTVWLNTDHRQDLEGEDIWLQEEHAFPLLSTGASSRFSGPSGKDGLRKRTDKKLNRVRFAEPIQKPRSVPFLKTVSRETIREESSDPRSKKITHSDNRAWFVAQPKSILRRRRFAGETVSHDPQYPQKNRPSSHRAAPQRKSATSFLDTQGSLLSPIHSDRRPWDRISETGSESLSPSYSDVEREKRVSLGPYHLQELNEMYPDPPLELQFDDESTVVPARASFIDTVAAVVVQAAVRRFLAQKVVPKKYGRNLGGAVFIEVMAAIKIQSAFRGFWVRDSLNVDHFCATMIQKWYRRHHQRHHYFADLSRIILVQSIWRRSIAREHAAFFLGSVITVQSLFRSYSARKKLYSGLTCLRKDTMAAVVIQSHWRTYACECNFIRDLVDILIVQSVVRTWLARRHLSSLRSRAQSISGKKSPTVSKKYANQVAAQPTGSPRPGEANRNSATGQCYSSYRSVEESSFSAILGNIKSKENNHLIVLITSQSLSRNQASTRSNIGTILRVHNVSFEEVDGANPLTRGRRDELFAISQMRGVYPQFFVVDYETGLTLFFCNSDSFFGANEEGSLPRILNIAGVVQSAIGGHQERNSTIDEAPKANKHLFEPKRQSSHTTVSIDSETSEPSVGRNSLLSMWKNLDKKNTLVLNGHRN, encoded by the exons ATGGACTTCGCGAATGGTTTTGGAGACAGTAGTGATGACCTGATGGAAAACGCAAGGATCGTCAGCCCTTATGGCGATGGAGAAACCCAAGCGTTTCCTGCTGATCCGTGGGCAAATTTTCAGTACGCACTGCCTGAAGGGTCCTCGCAGTATAAATATCGTGCTTCTAGACAAAGACCAACGATTGGAGGATCACGATCTCCCTCGGAGCCAATTCCCACCCCACGAGAAAGGATGGTGACATCTTCTAAGATCTCAACTCCTCACCGACACGGTATGGTAAATCGAGGCCATGCTAGTCGATACGAATATTCTAGTGACAAGCGATGCGATGACGTACACGTAATATTTACAGATCCCTCCGACGGTGTTGGGATCAGCGTTGAAAAAAGGAGCCAACAGGACTTGTTGCGACAAAAGGTTCGGGAGGACACCAGTCGTAGGAGCTTACAACATTCAACCAGCGCACAAAGTATGTACCGGAAACGTAGCGAAAACAAAG TGGAAATAACTTCAGAAAGCACAAACGCAGAGACCGATGGTCTAAATTTGAATTGGGCATTCTCGCGTGTTCAAGTTCGAGcgaatagtgaaacggagTCAACGACGGTTTGGCTAAATACTGATCACAGGCAGGATTTAGAAGGAGAAGACATTTGGTTACAAGAAGAACATGCATTCCCTTTGTTGTCAACGGGGGCTTCAAGCAGATTTTCGGGCCCATCTGGTAAAGATGGCCTCCGAAAACGTACTGATAAGAAGTTAAATCGTGTCCGTTTTGCCGAACCGATACAGAAGCCGCGATCTGTCCCTTTTCTGAAAACTGTTTCACGGGAAACTATACGGGAAGAATCCTCAGATCCTCGTTCCAAAAAGATCACACATAGTGACAATCGCGCGTGGTTCGTGGCCCAACCGAAGTCAATTCTCCGTCGGCGGCGTTTCGCTGGCGAAACCGTGTCCCATGACCCACAGTACCCCCAGAAGAATCGCCCATCCTCTCATCGCGCAGCTCCACAACGGAAGTCTGCTACATCGTTTTTGGATACACAAGGATCCCTACTCTCTCCCATTCATTCAGATAGGCGGCCTTGGGACCGCATCTCTGAAACAGGCTCGGAGTCACTCAGTCCTTCGTACAGTGATGTTGAGCGAGAGAAACGCGTTAGTCTTGGTCCCTACCACCTGCAGGAGCTAAATGAGATGTATCCCGATCCTCCTCTTGAGTTGCAG TTCGACGACGAGTCAACTGTAGTACCAGCACGCGCTTCTTTCATCGACACTGTCgctgctgttgtcgttcaaGCCGCTGTTCGTAGATTTCTTGCCCAAAAA GTCGTCCCGAAAAAGTATGGTAGGAATTTGGGAGGAGCAGTGTTCATAGAAGTCATGGCTGCGATAAAAATCCAATCTGCCTTCCGAGGCTTTTGGGTTCGAGATTCGTTGAATGTGGATCATTTTTGCGCGACTATGATCCAGAAATGGTATCGACGACATCATCAGAGGCACCACTATTTTGCAGATCTTTCTCGGATCATACTGGTCCAGTCCATTTGGAGGCGCAGTATAGCCAGGGAGCACGCTGCCTTTTTCCTTGGGAGCGTAATTACAGTTCAGTCGCTGTTTCGCTCGTACAGCGCTCGCAAAAAGCTCTACTCAGGACTCACTTGCCTACGAAAGGATACTATGGCAGCTGTAGTGATCCAATCGCACTGGCGTACATATGCTTGCGAATGCAACTTTATTCGCGATCTTGTCGATATTTTGATCGTTCAAAGTGTTGTGAGAACTTGGTTAGCAAGACGACACCTGTCATCACTACGCTCCAGGGCCCAAAGTATTTCCGGCAAAAAGTCACCAACAGTATCAAAAAAATACGCGAATCAAGTGGCGGCGCAACCTACTGGAAGTCCTCGACCTGGAGAGGCCAATCGTAACTCGGCGACAGGGCAATGCTACTCCTCGTATAGGTCTGTCGAAGAGAGTTCGTTCAGCGCTATTCTTGGCAATATAAAGAGCAAGGAGAACAATCACCTCATTGTGTTGATTACATCTCAGTCTCTCTCGCGCAATCAAGCTTCCACAAGAAGTAATATTGGTACAATCTTACGCGTCCATAATGTCTCATTCGAGGAAGTGGATGGAGCAAATCCGCTAACCCGAGGACGACGCGACGAACTCTTTGCTATATCACAAATGCGCGGCGTGTACCCGCAGTTCTTTGTGGTAGACTATGAAACAGGGCTCACGTTATTTTTCTGCAACAGTGATTCTTTTTTCGGTGCCAATGAAGAAGGCTCTCTACCCAGGATACTCAATATTGCTGGTGTTGTGCAGAGCGCGATCGGAGGACATCAAGAAAGAAATAGTACCATAGACGAAGCTCCTAAAGCAAACAAGCACCTGTTTGAGCCAAAGAGGCAAAGCTCACATACTACGGTttcaattgacagtgaaacttCGGAGCCCTCTGTAGGACGGAACAGTTTGCTTTCGATGTGGAAAAATCTTGACAAGAAGAACACATTAGTATTAAATGGACACAGGAATTGA
- a CDS encoding predicted protein — MPSRSVIEVDVLIPVHNAKDTLRATIESAMNQEPSHDDDNVENQIDLDVHICCYDDGSTDTSWSILKDLEDQHMKNCRQCSSIRCDGSKRSRVLTKLWLGKEATSRGAGYARNRAAQLRPNPNPDGFLCWLDSDDLMAPTRIYRQVQYLLSLEEEARKRALLGCTFERDPPDSTWHYSAWANGLTDDRLSLERFRELTIIQPSWMMQRSRFAEVGGYVEAPPLNDSDDSVECSVSIQKFELIHPVFDTPTTLRLAEDLRFFHAHLHSNGTLNLLRHDSPLVIYRHRAGLSQSTTTPRKLLLQLRTLAFERMVLESGEIWKENGFCIWGAGRDGKDFVKALSDTNRKRIRCMVDVDDRKIAIGSYVNRDIRVNIPIMHFSLLAKDESLRSSLYEQWTTGQNHNLPGFGKIRKGRNLTGPQGLPSAKKPKLSNKGSVDPQFKSLLRELPVVVCVSMYRTNGALEHNVKQIGRIEGEDLWHFI; from the coding sequence ATGCCGTCACGAAGTGTTATTGAAGTCGATGTTTTAATTCCGGTTCACAACGCGAAGGATACACTGCGGGCTACGATCGAGTCCGCCATGAATCAAGAACCATCAcacgatgacgacaacgtTGAAAACCAAATCGACCTCGATGTTCACATTTGCTGCTATGATGACGGTTCTACAGATACGAGCTGGTCCATACTCAAAGATCTGGAAGATCAGCACATGAAAAATTGTCGGCAATGCTCCTCCATCCGTTGCGACGGCAGCAAGCGCTCGCGAGTGCTGACGAAACTGTGGTTAGGTAAGGAAGCAACATCTCGAGGAGCAGGTTACGCGAGAAACCGGGCGGCTCAACTTcgaccaaatccaaatcCCGATGGTTTTCTTTGCTGGTTGGATTCAGACGACTTGATGGCACCGACACGGATATATCGCCAAGTGCAGTATTTACTCTCTCTAGAGGAGGAAGCTCGCAAACGAGCACTCTTGGGATGCACATTTGAACGCGACCCACCCGATTCAACATGGCACTATTCTGCTTGGGCCAACGGTTTGACCGATGATCGGCTAAGTCTGGAGCGGTTCCGAGAATTGACCATAATTCAGCCTTCATGGATGATGCAGCGATCCCGATTTGCGGAAGTGGGCGGCTATGTTGAAGCCCCTCCCCTAAACGACAGTGATGATTCCGTTGAATGTTCCGTATCTATCCAGAAATTCGAACTAATACATCCAGTATTTGACACCCCCACGACGCTGCGATTAGCGGAAGATTTGCGGTTTTTTCATGCTCATCTACACTCGAATGGAACCCTCAATCTATTGCGTCATGATTCTCCCCTGGTGATATACAGGCATCGTGCCGGTCTTTCTCAAAGCACGACAACACCACGGAAACTATTGCTTCAGTTACGAACGCTAGCGTTTGAACGAATGGTTCTTGAATCGGGGGAAATATGGAAAGAGAACGGTTTCTGTATCTGGGGTGCGGGCCGAGATGGAAAGGATTTTGTTAAGGCTCTGTCGGATACGAACCGTAAAAGAATTCGTTGCATGGTCGACGTAGATGACAGGAAGATTGCTATTGGCTCTTACGTTAATCGAGATATCAGAGTCAACATTCCTATTATGCACTTTTCTCTTTTGGCAAAGGACGAAAGCTTGCGTAGCAGCCTCTACGAGCAATGGACAACGGGACAGAACCATAACCTTCCCGGATTTGGTAAGATTCGGAAGGGAAGAAATTTGACAGGCCCGCAAGGGCTCCCTTCAGCAAAGAAACCCAAGTTGTCGAACAAGGGTAGCGTTGACCCGCAATTCAAATCCCTCCTACGCGAGCTGCCCGTTGTAGTTTGTGTCTCCATGTATCGGACAAATGGTGCATTGGAGCACAACGTGAAGCAAATTGGACGCATCGAGGGTGAAGATCTATGGCATTTTATCTAA